A single genomic interval of Spirosoma linguale DSM 74 harbors:
- a CDS encoding glycoside hydrolase family 16 (PFAM: glycoside hydrolase family 16~KEGG: mxa:MXAN_6550 glycosy hydrolase family protein): MKRTRVSYLLRLLVLPGAFVATTLSCRQDIMLPWAPVSPVVTSQADESGILGYDYAQSADSILAMDGWSNTLDDNFDISPTDTAKSNWRCWVGGGFNNELQLYTNSPNNLTLIQDPTDSANKLLVIRVRKEKVKGPKYRLDIDNTIKEFDFTSARIESKNVFTPTRTKGQVRMAARIKLSTGYGMWPSFWSYGEKWPTNGGIAIVLSRGQQPYHFQNAYFYDNEQSRRPVPREEKYLISATNLTDRWHVYEVIWQKDSLTFLLDGQIVDIKQGNYVGKLFEKPQRITLNQAVGGDFFLMEDTLPTADEIPLNENEGIMQVDWIKVYLKN, from the coding sequence ATGAAACGTACCCGGGTTTCTTATTTACTGAGGTTACTGGTTCTGCCAGGCGCCTTTGTCGCAACTACGTTAAGCTGTAGGCAAGATATCATGTTACCTTGGGCTCCCGTTTCTCCGGTTGTTACCAGTCAAGCTGACGAATCAGGGATTCTGGGTTATGATTATGCCCAATCAGCTGATTCGATTTTGGCAATGGATGGCTGGAGCAACACCCTGGACGATAACTTCGACATAAGTCCGACAGATACAGCCAAGTCAAACTGGAGGTGCTGGGTAGGGGGCGGCTTTAACAATGAACTTCAGCTATATACTAATAGTCCGAATAACTTAACACTTATTCAAGACCCTACTGATTCAGCCAATAAATTGTTGGTAATCAGGGTTAGAAAAGAGAAAGTGAAAGGGCCTAAATATCGTTTAGATATCGATAATACTATAAAAGAATTTGACTTCACCTCGGCCCGGATTGAATCAAAAAATGTGTTTACACCCACCCGTACCAAAGGTCAGGTTCGGATGGCTGCCCGGATCAAACTATCTACCGGCTACGGCATGTGGCCTTCTTTCTGGTCTTATGGCGAAAAGTGGCCAACCAATGGCGGTATTGCCATTGTACTATCTCGTGGGCAGCAACCCTACCATTTTCAGAATGCTTACTTCTATGATAATGAGCAGAGCCGACGGCCCGTTCCCAGAGAAGAAAAATACTTAATCAGCGCTACCAACCTGACGGATCGCTGGCATGTGTATGAAGTAATCTGGCAGAAAGACTCACTAACGTTTTTGCTGGATGGTCAGATTGTTGACATCAAGCAGGGTAATTATGTGGGGAAATTGTTTGAAAAACCACAGCGAATCACATTGAATCAGGCTGTTGGCGGAGACTTCTTTTTGATGGAGGATACTCTTCCCACTGCCGATGAAATACCCCTCAATGAGAACGAAGGGATTATGCAGGTTGACTGGATAAAAGTTTATTTGAAAAACTAA